From Pseudoalteromonas sp. DL-6, one genomic window encodes:
- the serA gene encoding phosphoglycerate dehydrogenase has product MSKVSLAKDKIKILLLEGVHQSAVETLKRNGYSNIDYVKTSLPEDELIERIKDVHFVGLRSRTHINESVLNAAEKLVAVGCFCIGTNQVDLNAARERGIAVFNAPFSNTRSVAELVLGEILLLLRGIPQRNAAAHRGGWLKTANGSFEARGKTLGIIGYGHIGTQLGIMAENIGMNVEYYDIEDKLSLGNATQVHNLTQLLQRADIISLHVPETPQTKNLIGTAELAVMKQGSILINASRGTVVDIDALAEALTEKKLSGAAIDVFPVEPKSNDEEFISPLREFDNVILTPHIGGSTQEAQENIGIEVAGKLAKYSDNGSTITAVNFPEVSLPELANRSRLLHVHHNRPGVLTQINQAFAQHGINIAAQYLQTDEAIGYVVIDVDTVQSEVALKELSAVEGTIRARILH; this is encoded by the coding sequence ATGAGTAAGGTATCGTTAGCAAAAGACAAAATTAAAATTCTCTTGCTTGAAGGTGTTCACCAAAGCGCTGTTGAAACGCTAAAACGTAACGGTTATAGCAATATCGACTACGTTAAAACATCGTTGCCAGAGGACGAACTTATAGAGCGTATTAAAGATGTGCACTTTGTAGGGCTTCGATCTCGTACTCATATTAACGAATCTGTATTAAACGCAGCTGAAAAGCTAGTCGCTGTAGGTTGCTTTTGTATTGGTACAAACCAAGTTGATTTAAACGCAGCACGTGAGCGCGGTATTGCGGTATTTAATGCCCCGTTTTCAAATACCCGCTCTGTAGCTGAGCTTGTACTTGGTGAAATACTGCTGTTATTACGTGGAATTCCTCAGCGTAATGCTGCTGCCCACCGCGGCGGTTGGTTAAAAACAGCCAACGGCTCGTTTGAAGCGCGCGGTAAAACCTTAGGTATTATTGGTTACGGCCACATTGGTACTCAGTTGGGCATTATGGCTGAAAATATTGGTATGAACGTGGAGTATTACGACATTGAAGACAAACTGTCTTTAGGTAATGCTACACAAGTACATAACTTAACGCAGCTGTTGCAACGTGCTGATATTATTAGCTTACATGTTCCAGAAACTCCGCAAACTAAAAACCTAATTGGTACAGCAGAGCTTGCCGTGATGAAGCAAGGGTCTATTTTAATCAATGCTTCTCGCGGTACTGTGGTTGATATAGACGCCCTAGCAGAAGCGCTAACAGAGAAGAAGCTTAGTGGTGCAGCCATTGATGTATTCCCAGTTGAACCTAAATCGAATGATGAAGAGTTTATCTCGCCACTGCGTGAATTCGACAACGTTATTTTAACACCGCACATTGGGGGCTCAACTCAAGAAGCACAGGAAAACATTGGTATTGAAGTAGCAGGTAAGCTTGCTAAGTACTCAGATAATGGCTCAACCATTACTGCCGTTAACTTCCCTGAAGTATCACTGCCAGAACTTGCCAACCGCAGCCGCTTGTTACACGTGCACCACAACCGCCCTGGCGTGTTAACGCAAATTAACCAAGCGTTTGCTCAGCATGGTATTAATATTGCCGCACAGTACTTACAAACGGATGAAGCAATTGGTTACGTGGTTATTGACGTAGATACCGTTCAATCTGAAGTAGCACTAAAAGAACTCAGTGCTGTTGAAGGCACAATTAGAGCCCGTATTCTTCACTAA
- the metK gene encoding methionine adenosyltransferase yields MAKHLFTSESVSEGHPDKIADQISDAVLDAILEQDSHARVACETYVKTGMVMVGGEITTSAWVDIEEITRKTVREIGYTHSDMGFDADSCAILNTIGKQSPDINQGVDRTSPEEQGAGDQGLMFGYACNETEVLMPAPITYSHRLVQRQAEVRKSGELNWLRPDAKSQVTFAYENGKPVGIDAVVLSTQHSEDVSQNDLVEAVMETIIKPVLPAELITSATKFFINPTGRFVIGGPMGDCGLTGRKIIVDTYGGMARHGGGAFSGKDPSKVDRSAAYAARYVAKNIVAAGLADKCELQVSYAIGVAEPTSISVETFGTGKLEEARLIELIREHFDLRPYGLIQMLDLERPIYLPTAAYGHFGRDEFPWERTDKADALRAAAGL; encoded by the coding sequence ATGGCAAAACATTTATTTACTTCTGAATCTGTTTCTGAAGGTCATCCGGATAAAATCGCCGATCAAATTTCTGATGCGGTACTTGATGCTATCCTAGAGCAAGACTCTCATGCCCGTGTAGCGTGTGAAACTTACGTTAAAACCGGTATGGTTATGGTTGGTGGTGAAATCACTACTAGCGCATGGGTTGATATCGAAGAAATTACACGTAAAACAGTACGTGAAATTGGTTACACACACTCAGATATGGGCTTTGATGCCGATTCGTGTGCAATTTTAAACACGATTGGTAAACAGTCTCCAGACATCAACCAAGGTGTCGATCGTACAAGCCCTGAAGAACAAGGCGCTGGCGACCAAGGCTTAATGTTTGGTTACGCATGTAACGAAACTGAAGTATTAATGCCTGCTCCAATTACTTATTCTCACCGTTTAGTACAACGCCAAGCTGAGGTTCGTAAAAGCGGCGAGCTTAACTGGTTACGTCCAGATGCAAAATCACAAGTTACATTTGCATACGAAAATGGCAAGCCAGTAGGTATTGATGCCGTTGTACTTTCTACTCAGCACAGCGAAGATGTATCGCAAAATGACTTAGTAGAAGCGGTAATGGAAACAATTATTAAACCAGTACTTCCTGCTGAGCTTATTACTAGCGCAACTAAGTTTTTCATTAACCCAACAGGTCGTTTTGTTATTGGTGGCCCTATGGGTGACTGTGGTTTAACTGGTCGTAAAATCATTGTAGATACTTACGGTGGTATGGCTCGTCACGGTGGTGGTGCTTTCTCTGGTAAAGATCCATCAAAAGTTGACCGTTCAGCGGCTTATGCTGCACGTTATGTTGCTAAAAACATTGTTGCTGCAGGTCTTGCTGATAAATGTGAACTTCAGGTGTCTTACGCTATCGGCGTTGCAGAGCCTACTTCTATCAGTGTTGAAACATTTGGTACTGGTAAATTAGAAGAAGCGCGTTTAATCGAACTTATTCGTGAACACTTTGACTTACGCCCTTACGGCCTAATTCAAATGCTTGACCTTGAGCGCCCTATTTACCTTCCAACAGCGGCTTATGGCCACTTTGGTCGTGACGAATTCCCATGGGAACGCACAGATAAAGCAGACGCACTTCGCGCAGCAGCTGGCCTATAA
- a CDS encoding 5-formyltetrahydrofolate cyclo-ligase: MSNNRAQIRHDIRKARNNLSKNQQQLAAESLKVNFIQHLKSMNSAKKSHIALYLSNDGELDTSLLINELWNIEHAVYLPVIHPFNGANLLFQRYEKNSPMRANRYGILEPKLNCSQICPLPELDYVLMPLVAFDKFGNRLGMGGGFYDRTLARLYEQHWQQPQLIGLAHACQQVDELPIESWDVPLKTIITPDKTYCW, from the coding sequence ATGAGTAATAATCGCGCACAAATAAGACACGATATTCGTAAAGCACGTAATAACCTATCAAAAAACCAGCAACAATTAGCCGCCGAATCGCTTAAAGTGAATTTTATTCAACATTTAAAAAGCATGAACTCGGCCAAAAAAAGCCATATTGCGCTTTATTTGAGCAATGATGGCGAATTAGATACCTCATTGTTAATTAATGAATTATGGAACATTGAACACGCTGTTTACCTGCCCGTAATTCATCCATTCAATGGGGCTAATTTACTATTTCAACGCTATGAAAAAAACTCACCCATGAGAGCAAATCGCTATGGTATCTTGGAGCCTAAGCTGAACTGCTCTCAAATATGCCCATTACCTGAGTTAGATTACGTTTTAATGCCATTAGTAGCATTTGATAAATTTGGTAATCGCCTTGGAATGGGAGGTGGGTTTTACGATAGAACATTGGCACGTTTATACGAACAACATTGGCAACAACCGCAACTTATTGGCCTCGCACATGCGTGCCAACAAGTCGATGAGTTACCGATTGAATCGTGGGATGTTCCACTGAAAACGATCATAACACCCGATAAAACCTACTGTTGGTAA
- a CDS encoding pyrimidine/purine nucleoside phosphorylase, whose amino-acid sequence MPKFDNVSVVKKANVYFDGKVSSRTVLLGNGEAKTLGFMQPGEFEFNTNQKECMELLAGQWDVLLPGESEWKTFNAGESFNVDANVSFHVKVSDFADYCCSYTD is encoded by the coding sequence ATGCCAAAGTTCGATAACGTTAGTGTGGTTAAAAAAGCCAATGTATATTTTGATGGCAAAGTATCAAGCCGAACTGTGCTTTTAGGAAATGGTGAAGCGAAAACCTTGGGTTTTATGCAACCCGGTGAATTTGAGTTTAATACTAACCAAAAAGAGTGTATGGAGTTGTTAGCAGGGCAGTGGGATGTGTTATTACCAGGTGAAAGCGAGTGGAAAACATTTAATGCGGGTGAGTCATTTAATGTTGATGCTAATGTCAGCTTCCATGTAAAAGTAAGTGATTTTGCTGATTATTGCTGTTCATACACAGATTAA
- the rpiA gene encoding ribose-5-phosphate isomerase RpiA, with the protein MTQDELKKAAAWAALEFVKENTIVGVGTGSTVNHFIDALGTVKDTIVGAVSSSEASTARLKELGIEVLELNDVAALDVYVDGADEINALNEMIKGGGAALTREKIVAAVAKQFVCIVDDTKLVETLGDFPLPVEVIPMARSYVARELLKLGGDPVYRQGVVTDNGNVILDVHNLKITHAKQLETQINQIVGVVTNGLFAERGADKVIIGTKNGPQIK; encoded by the coding sequence ATGACACAAGATGAATTAAAAAAAGCAGCTGCGTGGGCTGCACTCGAGTTTGTAAAAGAAAACACCATAGTAGGTGTAGGCACAGGCTCAACCGTTAATCACTTTATTGATGCCCTAGGCACAGTTAAAGACACCATCGTTGGTGCAGTATCAAGTTCAGAAGCATCTACAGCACGCTTAAAAGAGCTTGGCATAGAAGTGCTTGAGCTTAACGATGTAGCGGCACTCGACGTATACGTAGATGGCGCAGATGAAATTAACGCCCTAAACGAAATGATTAAAGGCGGCGGCGCGGCGCTTACCCGTGAAAAAATAGTCGCAGCAGTAGCAAAACAGTTTGTGTGCATTGTTGATGATACAAAACTAGTCGAAACCTTAGGAGACTTCCCTCTTCCGGTTGAAGTTATTCCGATGGCACGTAGCTACGTTGCCCGTGAATTATTAAAACTAGGTGGTGACCCAGTTTATCGCCAAGGTGTAGTAACCGATAACGGCAACGTTATTTTAGATGTACATAATTTAAAAATTACCCATGCTAAACAGCTTGAAACACAAATAAATCAAATTGTTGGCGTAGTTACCAACGGCCTATTTGCAGAGCGCGGTGCTGATAAAGTGATTATCGGCACTAAAAATGGGCCACAAATTAAATAG
- a CDS encoding PilZ domain-containing protein: protein MAEDVLLKHEALVNELKQYLGNPKFDLIFKSKTAELTKPEQFLIKMEMSRLSQPIDRFIDLRGLVNGRVKPYEYKSKQHFMDDTAIEVFEAAIKQHKGYTLAVYEAVMNTDNNYRVLQQQSTTAKKVEPQRKLTTNVIKFAAYESRSEERMNYSIKITIEYDGQPKIDASTSDISLSGCKIKLASRYSLKKGQPITMHLVGLEQDFQLGLKSGIKYEVVAIENTSDEFNHIRLKRTFEENNSAFDRFLESFIHGNKRRYKVNLDNTLDAVISKGYEQYYIPRVNSLYVFISQKNGVYYPSLSLTTENSLFIQRYFTDERKKSCLYSVLNHKRIRTLALKPVAVKEEYLYTFTHVSAGKIYYYSATRSELEQHAKLKALFFGFGSRRDSWRCFKLQLMPSHTEDAYIPLSLPNSLGKDIEKLNKPPSPRVEGAIKDVKYLMLLTQVGNKHEQQHYQQYEFDKALANKLKYFGHSKHASPPELNTVPLEYVNLRSNKRYLYKTNVVINTRDAVLHGHTRDFSIFGLQLECNQEVNFKKGDIVSLSFPDLQKITKNYSLNLIQYEVMAVSKSLTTINLKAHVDKGSSHTGIDFFTLLINSNKQKLKIAEESPKVPGLSTALRNMVTKTLCQFPIYLHKSMAHFEIGAMGFGLYPSPLHVILQNFALLNTQTDLSNIITKAHIIDVITPNIKDRTRQDPPLEFSLVINFDPKKENIADAITSQCVLGTDCSEFKQQISKGLKSELVFIMRLYISRTGRLDTDYLANELKYVSQYAIHKAKDLEDALWSVSGVGDIIDVSDEALEHLALNQQRVEQMSRRKLIWLNRLS, encoded by the coding sequence ATGGCTGAAGACGTATTGCTTAAGCATGAAGCGCTTGTAAATGAATTAAAACAGTATTTGGGAAATCCTAAGTTTGATCTCATTTTCAAGTCAAAAACTGCCGAGTTAACTAAACCCGAGCAGTTTTTAATAAAAATGGAAATGTCTCGTTTATCTCAGCCGATAGACCGCTTTATTGATCTACGTGGTTTAGTCAACGGCCGAGTAAAGCCTTATGAATACAAAAGCAAGCAACACTTTATGGATGACACCGCAATTGAAGTATTCGAAGCGGCAATAAAGCAACATAAGGGCTACACTCTGGCAGTTTACGAAGCGGTAATGAATACCGACAATAATTATCGAGTATTACAACAGCAATCAACCACAGCAAAAAAAGTAGAACCGCAACGCAAGCTAACTACCAATGTTATTAAGTTTGCAGCCTATGAAAGTCGTAGTGAAGAGCGAATGAATTACTCAATTAAAATTACTATTGAGTATGACGGGCAACCAAAAATTGACGCTAGCACCTCTGATATTTCTCTCAGTGGCTGTAAAATTAAGTTGGCGTCGCGATATAGCTTAAAAAAAGGTCAGCCTATTACTATGCACTTAGTAGGCTTAGAGCAAGACTTTCAGTTAGGCCTTAAAAGTGGTATTAAATATGAAGTTGTGGCGATAGAAAACACCTCAGATGAATTTAATCATATCCGCTTAAAGCGTACATTTGAAGAAAATAACAGCGCGTTTGATCGGTTTTTAGAAAGCTTTATTCATGGTAATAAACGCCGTTATAAAGTGAACTTAGATAACACCCTTGATGCGGTTATTTCCAAGGGGTACGAGCAATATTACATCCCTAGGGTTAATTCTCTATATGTTTTTATTAGCCAGAAAAACGGCGTTTATTATCCAAGCCTGAGCTTAACCACCGAAAACAGTTTATTTATTCAGCGTTACTTTACTGATGAACGCAAAAAATCTTGCCTATACAGTGTATTAAATCATAAACGCATTCGTACCTTGGCACTAAAACCAGTGGCTGTAAAAGAAGAGTACTTATATACCTTTACTCATGTCTCTGCTGGAAAAATTTATTACTACTCAGCCACTCGCTCAGAGCTTGAGCAACACGCAAAATTAAAAGCATTGTTTTTTGGTTTTGGTAGCCGTAGAGACAGTTGGCGCTGCTTTAAATTACAACTAATGCCAAGCCACACTGAAGATGCTTATATTCCTTTATCTTTACCTAACTCGTTGGGTAAAGATATTGAGAAATTAAATAAGCCGCCTTCACCACGTGTTGAAGGCGCTATAAAAGACGTAAAATATTTAATGCTACTTACCCAAGTAGGTAATAAGCATGAACAACAACATTATCAACAATATGAATTTGATAAAGCCTTAGCCAATAAATTGAAATATTTTGGCCACAGTAAGCACGCATCGCCACCGGAACTTAATACTGTGCCCCTAGAATATGTAAATCTTCGCTCTAATAAACGCTATTTATACAAAACCAATGTAGTGATTAATACCCGTGATGCGGTATTACATGGGCATACCCGTGACTTTTCAATATTTGGCTTACAGCTAGAGTGCAATCAAGAAGTGAACTTTAAAAAAGGCGATATTGTTTCGTTATCATTTCCCGATTTGCAAAAAATCACTAAAAACTATTCATTAAATCTTATTCAATATGAAGTAATGGCAGTGAGCAAATCGCTGACTACCATTAACTTGAAAGCGCATGTAGATAAAGGCTCATCTCATACTGGGATCGATTTTTTTACCCTTTTAATTAATAGCAATAAACAAAAATTAAAAATAGCAGAAGAGTCACCTAAAGTACCCGGGCTTTCTACGGCACTCAGAAATATGGTGACCAAAACGCTGTGTCAGTTCCCGATTTATCTACATAAATCAATGGCACATTTCGAAATTGGCGCCATGGGATTTGGTTTATACCCAAGCCCACTGCATGTTATTTTGCAAAACTTTGCTCTGTTAAATACTCAAACAGACTTATCGAATATTATTACTAAAGCACACATAATTGATGTGATCACCCCTAATATTAAAGATCGCACCCGCCAAGATCCACCGTTAGAGTTTAGTTTGGTAATTAACTTCGATCCTAAAAAAGAAAATATAGCCGATGCTATTACCAGCCAATGTGTTTTAGGTACTGACTGCAGCGAGTTTAAGCAGCAAATAAGTAAAGGGCTGAAGTCTGAGCTGGTTTTTATAATGCGTTTATATATTTCACGTACTGGTCGACTCGATACTGATTACTTAGCAAACGAGCTAAAATACGTAAGCCAATACGCAATTCACAAAGCCAAAGACTTAGAGGATGCCTTGTGGTCTGTATCAGGTGTTGGCGACATTATTGATGTAAGTGATGAAGCGCTTGAGCATTTAGCGCTCAACCAACAACGGGTTGAGCAAATGTCTAGGCGCAAACTAATTTGGTTAAACCGTTTAAGTTAA
- the raiA gene encoding ribosome-associated translation inhibitor RaiA: protein MKINLSGHHVDVTDSIKEHINEKFSKIESHFPSLIALDIILSKEHHKFQAEISTNYEGARISVKGENEVMYPAISSAAKKLDAALKHRKGQIKANLHEKPVSTTPEIAHEIIQEMDLN from the coding sequence ATGAAAATTAATCTTTCTGGTCACCATGTTGACGTTACTGATTCTATTAAAGAACACATTAACGAAAAGTTTTCTAAAATTGAGAGTCATTTTCCATCATTGATAGCGCTCGACATTATACTTTCAAAAGAGCATCACAAGTTCCAAGCAGAAATTAGTACAAATTATGAAGGTGCGCGAATATCAGTTAAAGGGGAAAACGAGGTTATGTACCCAGCCATTTCCAGCGCAGCTAAAAAACTCGATGCCGCACTAAAGCATCGTAAAGGGCAAATAAAAGCGAACTTACATGAAAAGCCTGTAAGTACCACACCTGAAATAGCACACGAAATCATCCAAGAGATGGATTTAAATTAA
- the radA gene encoding DNA repair protein RadA encodes MAKAAKVEFVCTECGMNYQRWQGQCRCGAWNTLAEFKPSVGQNKKVAARASVGGYAGGIGGGSKKINDVATAEAEKQLTEIGELDRVLSGGVTTGSVNIISGDPGAGKTTLLSDLVARMSQRMPSLYCTAEESLSQFKNRVNRLKLNYNEDELYLLSETSVETIIEELDKNKIKFAVIDSIQAVVTDTANGSPGSPSQVKSAAQALTQYCKQNDVTMFIIAHVNKNNEIAGPQTLVHIVDALLHIDTNDGQVRTLRANKNRFGDIDTVGIFKMCERGMLSVDNPSEIFLSGSTTESPGSTITCIRKGNRNLLLEIQCLTTETEAEFPQRVCVGLNMNRIKMLTGILRKHTKTKIFHDTFFNIVGGLKIDESETCIDLALVTALLSSLNEFVVPRTTCIMGELSLNGDVRPIDSGVPRVKEAAQHGFTEIFIPFRNYHKSMEGLGAKITPVKTVHELLSLIN; translated from the coding sequence ATGGCTAAAGCGGCAAAAGTAGAGTTTGTTTGTACAGAATGTGGCATGAACTATCAACGCTGGCAAGGTCAGTGTCGCTGCGGCGCGTGGAACACTTTAGCGGAGTTTAAACCCTCTGTAGGGCAAAACAAAAAGGTAGCTGCTCGTGCAAGTGTAGGTGGCTATGCTGGTGGCATTGGTGGTGGCTCTAAAAAAATTAATGATGTAGCTACCGCAGAGGCTGAAAAACAGCTTACCGAAATTGGTGAACTTGACCGTGTGTTAAGTGGCGGTGTAACCACCGGCTCAGTTAATATTATTTCTGGTGATCCTGGAGCGGGTAAAACAACGCTACTATCAGATTTAGTAGCAAGAATGTCTCAGCGTATGCCATCACTTTACTGTACCGCAGAGGAGTCATTATCCCAGTTTAAAAACAGGGTTAATCGTTTAAAGCTTAATTACAACGAAGATGAACTTTATTTACTGTCAGAAACCAGTGTTGAAACCATTATTGAAGAGCTTGATAAAAACAAAATTAAGTTTGCCGTTATTGACTCCATTCAAGCGGTTGTTACTGATACCGCCAATGGCAGTCCTGGTTCACCCTCGCAAGTTAAAAGTGCCGCTCAAGCGTTAACCCAATATTGTAAGCAAAACGATGTCACTATGTTCATTATTGCTCACGTAAATAAAAATAATGAAATAGCTGGCCCGCAAACATTAGTGCATATTGTTGATGCACTGTTACATATTGATACCAACGATGGTCAAGTGCGTACTCTGCGTGCTAATAAAAATCGCTTTGGTGATATAGACACCGTCGGCATTTTTAAAATGTGTGAACGCGGTATGCTCAGTGTGGATAACCCCAGTGAAATTTTCTTATCGGGTTCAACCACCGAGTCGCCAGGGTCGACGATCACCTGTATTCGTAAGGGAAATCGTAATTTATTACTCGAAATTCAGTGTTTAACCACCGAAACCGAGGCAGAGTTTCCACAGCGAGTGTGTGTTGGTTTAAATATGAACCGGATTAAAATGCTCACCGGTATTTTACGTAAGCACACTAAAACTAAAATATTCCACGATACGTTTTTTAATATTGTTGGTGGTTTAAAAATTGATGAATCAGAAACCTGTATTGACTTAGCGCTTGTTACCGCCTTGCTAAGTAGTTTAAACGAATTTGTTGTACCTCGAACCACTTGTATTATGGGGGAGTTAAGTTTAAATGGTGATGTACGCCCAATCGACAGTGGTGTGCCCCGTGTTAAAGAAGCGGCGCAACATGGGTTTACTGAAATATTTATCCCATTTCGTAACTACCATAAATCAATGGAAGGGCTGGGTGCCAAAATAACGCCGGTTAAAACCGTGCACGAGCTACTTAGTTTAATTAATTAG
- the tkt gene encoding transketolase, with translation MPSRKELANAIRVLSMDAVQKAKSGHPGAPMGMADIAEVLWRDYLKHNPTNPEWADRDRFILSNGHGSMLIYSLLHLSGYDLPLDEIKNFRQMHSKTPGHPEYGYAPGIETTTGPLGQGITNAVGMAIAEKALAAQFNREGHDIVDHHTYAFMGDGCLMEGISHEACSLAGTLGLGKLVAFWDDNGISIDGEVEGWFSDDTPARFKAYGWHVISDVDGHDSDAVSAAISEAKSVTDKPTLICCKTVIGYGSPNKSGSHDCHGAPLGDDEIKASREFLGWTGDAFEIPADIYAQWDNKEKGQQLEASWDEKFAAYEKAFPELAAEYKRRTHSELPADWAEKSQAYIEELQANPANPASRKASQNALNAFGPLLPEFMGGSADLAGSNLTIWDGSKGLTADDASGNYIYYGVREFGMSAIMNGIALHKGFIPYGATFLMFMEYARNAVRMAALMKQPSIFVYTHDSIGLGEDGPTHQPVEQIASMRLTPNLYNWRPCDQVESAIAWQQAIERKDGPTSLIFTRQGLEQQARDAQQLSDVKKGGYILSCDGNPELILIATGSEVQLAQDSAKELRAQGKKVRVVSMPCTDAFEDQSPEYKESVLPASVSRRVAIEAGIADYWYKYVGLNGAVVGMTTFGESAPANELFEFFGFTVENIVNKANALF, from the coding sequence ATGCCATCTCGCAAAGAACTTGCAAATGCTATTCGCGTCTTGTCAATGGACGCAGTACAAAAGGCCAAATCTGGTCACCCTGGAGCCCCTATGGGCATGGCTGATATCGCAGAAGTATTATGGCGCGATTATCTAAAACATAACCCAACAAATCCAGAGTGGGCTGACCGAGATCGATTTATACTCTCAAATGGTCACGGTTCAATGCTAATTTATTCTCTATTGCATTTAAGTGGTTATGATTTACCACTGGACGAAATTAAAAACTTCCGCCAAATGCACTCTAAAACGCCAGGCCACCCAGAATATGGATATGCGCCAGGAATCGAGACTACTACGGGTCCATTGGGTCAAGGGATCACAAATGCCGTAGGTATGGCAATTGCTGAAAAAGCATTAGCCGCTCAATTTAACCGTGAAGGCCATGACATTGTTGATCACCACACTTACGCATTTATGGGTGATGGTTGTTTAATGGAAGGTATTTCTCATGAAGCCTGTTCGCTTGCTGGTACATTAGGCCTAGGTAAGTTAGTGGCATTTTGGGATGACAACGGCATTTCAATTGACGGTGAAGTTGAAGGCTGGTTTAGCGATGACACACCAGCACGTTTTAAAGCATACGGCTGGCATGTAATTAGCGACGTTGATGGCCACGACAGCGATGCTGTAAGTGCTGCAATTAGCGAGGCAAAAAGCGTGACCGACAAACCAACGCTAATTTGTTGTAAAACAGTAATTGGTTATGGCTCACCTAATAAATCAGGTAGCCACGATTGTCACGGTGCACCACTAGGTGATGACGAAATTAAAGCATCTCGCGAGTTCTTAGGTTGGACGGGTGATGCATTTGAAATCCCTGCTGACATTTACGCACAGTGGGATAACAAAGAAAAAGGCCAACAGCTTGAAGCAAGCTGGGATGAAAAATTTGCCGCATATGAAAAAGCATTCCCAGAGCTAGCTGCAGAATACAAACGCCGTACACATTCAGAATTACCAGCTGACTGGGCTGAAAAATCACAAGCGTACATTGAAGAGCTACAAGCAAACCCTGCAAACCCTGCATCACGTAAAGCGTCGCAAAATGCATTAAACGCGTTTGGCCCGTTACTACCTGAGTTTATGGGTGGCTCTGCCGATTTAGCGGGTTCAAACTTAACTATTTGGGATGGTTCTAAAGGCTTAACGGCAGACGATGCAAGTGGTAACTACATTTACTACGGTGTACGTGAGTTTGGTATGTCGGCAATTATGAACGGTATTGCACTTCATAAAGGCTTTATTCCTTACGGTGCAACGTTCTTAATGTTTATGGAATACGCACGCAACGCGGTTCGTATGGCTGCATTAATGAAGCAACCAAGCATTTTTGTATACACGCACGATTCAATTGGTTTAGGTGAAGATGGTCCAACTCACCAACCAGTAGAGCAAATTGCCAGCATGCGTTTAACGCCTAACTTATACAACTGGCGCCCATGTGACCAAGTTGAGTCGGCAATTGCATGGCAACAAGCTATTGAACGTAAAGACGGTCCTACATCATTAATCTTTACGCGCCAAGGCTTAGAGCAACAAGCACGTGATGCACAGCAATTAAGCGACGTTAAAAAGGGTGGTTACATCCTAAGTTGTGACGGCAACCCAGAGCTTATTTTGATTGCTACCGGCTCTGAAGTACAACTAGCGCAAGACTCTGCGAAAGAGCTACGTGCGCAGGGTAAAAAAGTACGTGTTGTATCTATGCCGTGTACTGATGCGTTTGAAGATCAATCGCCTGAGTACAAAGAAAGCGTATTACCAGCAAGCGTTTCACGCCGCGTAGCGATTGAAGCGGGTATTGCTGATTACTGGTACAAGTACGTCGGCCTAAATGGTGCTGTAGTCGGTATGACTACTTTTGGTGAATCAGCTCCAGCTAACGAGCTATTTGAATTCTTCGGCTTCACCGTAGAAAACATCGTTAACAAAGCAAACGCATTGTTTTAA